The genomic region TCCACCCCTGCCAGGATCAGCGCTTGGCGTTGATGTTCCAGCAGTTCGCCGATGCCTTTATCGGCCAATGCCAGCATCGCCTGGAGTTCGTCCTTGCGGAAGGGATGGCCTTCGGCGGTTCCTTGAATTTCCACGTAAGCGTCGCCGTCATTCATGACCACGTTCATATCGGTTTCGGCCTCGCAGTCTTCCCGATAGTCGAGATCCAGCACTGGAACACCGCGATAGATGCCCACCGATACCGAGGCGATCTGACCGTGGAGGGGATTCTTTTTCAGCTTGCGTGTTTGGAGGAGTTTTTCCACCGCCAGCGACAATGCCACGAAACCGCCGGTGATGGCGGCGGTGCGGGTGCCGCCGTCGGCTTGCAGGACGTCGCAGTCGATAATGATCGATCGCTCTCCCAAGGCCCGGAGATCCATGGCCGCCCGGAGGGCGCGCCCGATCAGGCGTTGAATTTCCTGGGTGCGCCCGCCTTGCTTGCCCCGGGCGGCCTCGCGGTGGGTACGCTCGTGGGTGGCGCGCGGCAGCATGCCGTATTCGGCGGTGACCCATCCCTGCCCTTGGCCCCGCAGAAACGGCGGCACTCGCTCGTCTATGCTGGCGGTGCAGAGGACGCGGGTATCGCCGAATTCCACCAGTACCGAGCCTTCGGCGTGTTTGGTGTAATGGCAGGTGAATCGGATGGGACGCAATTCGTCCGGTTGTCGGCTGCTAGGTCGCATGAATGAATCCTTGAAACGATGAAAATATCGAGAGTATACCTTGGAATCATGGATTTCTCCTCCCGACATGGCCGAGGCAAGCAGTTCCCAACTCGAATTTTCAGAGACTGCTTGCAAAGTTGACCCGGCCCCCTTTTGAAATAAGCGGTTGTAAACAGCTTCTTAAAATTGTTTTTTCAAGGGCTCCCCGCTGACCAGGGCGGTTCCTGCCGCTTCCATCATTTGCCGGCCGATTTCCCATTCGATTTTGATGCGTCGCAGCAATGGGTCCCATCCCTCCATGCTTTCTTTCGGCTGCGGTTGCCTGGTAGTGGTCAGTTGCCGATAACAGGCCAGGGCTTGGTCGGCGGTGCGGGTCAAGGAAAAATGTTCGGCGGTTTCTCTCGCCATCTCGATGAGTTGTTGCCGTCTAGGAGGGGGGACGAAAAAAATCCACTCCAGGGCCGCGGAGAATTCGGCGGTGTCTTCGTGAAGCACCAAACGCCCGTTCTGTCGATCCCTCACCACCTCGCGGCTGCCGGGGGCGTCCAAGGCCACGATCGGCACCCCGGCGGCCATCGCCTCCACCAGGACCAGGCCCTGGGTTTCGCTTTGGGAGGCGAAGGCGAATACGTCCATGGCGTGATAGGCATCGATCAATTCTTGTTCCACCAAAACCCCCAGGCAATGAAAGCGATCGAGGAGTCTCCGGAAACGGCAGCGGCTTCGGATTTCCTCCTCGCCCGGCCCGCGCCCGGCGACTAGAAAATGGGCGCGGGGGTGGCGGGTCAGAAAGTCGGCCACCGCCTCGGTCAGAAAGCCCAGATTTTTCTCCGGCGCCAGTCGGCCCACGTGGCCGATGACGAAATCCTCCTCCGGAATGTTCAGGCGTTTGCGGAGCGTGGCCCGATCCCCCCGGGCGAAATGTTCGATTCGAATGCCGGTGGGAACGATTTCGATGGGGCGTTTGACGCCGCGCTGTTGGAGTAATTCGGCGATGCTCTCGCTGGGGGCGAACACCAGATCGCATTGATTGGCGTAGCGGGTGGCCAGTTCGATCACGAAACGTCTCAGGGCGGGCGAATTCATCGGCACATAGTGGGTATAGAACTCATACCGGGTGTGATGGGTGAACACCAGCGGCAGATCGCGGGTGCGGGCTTCCCGCAGGGCGGTCATGCCCAGCAAATAGGGATGGTGGGCGTGGATCAGGTCGGGACGGAATGCCTCCAGGGCGTCGTCCAGATCGCTGAATACCGGTAGGACCGCGGCAAAGTCGCTGCCGTTGAAATTTTGGATCGCCGGCACTCGCACCACATCCGTTTCCTCTCCGGGAGACCCGGAAAATTCCGGCGCCACCACCAGGACCCTATGCCCCTGGCGCCGGTACTCCTCGGTAAACGAAGCGACCGAACGGGCGACACCCCCCACGTGAGGCAGGTACGTATTGGTCATCATCACGATGTTCATAGCACCACCTCTCGTTGGCCCGGTTCGACCGCGCAGGGTTCGTAGCCGGGTAGATGAACGATGATCGGCGGCTGCCGGCGGTGCCAGCGGCCTTCCCAAGAAACGCGGATGCGACCGCCCGCGATTTCTTCCACGCAGACCCGAACCGCTCCGAAGGCGGTCGGCGAAGGGCCGAAGCGTGCCGGCCGGCCCGGTTCCAGCCAGGAACGGGAAACGCCGTCGGCGAGAATCAACTGATGCCCTTCCTCGCGCACGAAGCAGCTGCGGATCATCAGCAGCCATTCCGCCGCCGCCCATACGTGTTGACCGTCCCCCATGCAACCCCCCAAGGTGCGGGGATGAATGGCCTCGGGCCACTGCCCGGTGGGGGAAGCCAGGACGGCGATCGTTTTGATCAAATCCAGATAGCGCGTATCCCCCGCCCGCAGCAATACTTGCGCCACATGGAGGGTCAAATAGGGGTTGATGCCGGAGTGGATCATATCCTGAAAGAAACCGCCCTTGACGAAGCAGCTGTCGAGCAAAAATTCCACCGTATCCAGCAAGCGGGGGTCGCGGGGGGAATACAGTTGCAAGGGATAACCGGCGGCCAGGGAACCGATGGCGCCGGCGTCCAGC from Methylohalobius crimeensis 10Ki harbors:
- the rph gene encoding ribonuclease PH, whose protein sequence is MRPSSRQPDELRPIRFTCHYTKHAEGSVLVEFGDTRVLCTASIDERVPPFLRGQGQGWVTAEYGMLPRATHERTHREAARGKQGGRTQEIQRLIGRALRAAMDLRALGERSIIIDCDVLQADGGTRTAAITGGFVALSLAVEKLLQTRKLKKNPLHGQIASVSVGIYRGVPVLDLDYREDCEAETDMNVVMNDGDAYVEIQGTAEGHPFRKDELQAMLALADKGIGELLEHQRQALILAGVE
- a CDS encoding glycosyltransferase, whose product is MNIVMMTNTYLPHVGGVARSVASFTEEYRRQGHRVLVVAPEFSGSPGEETDVVRVPAIQNFNGSDFAAVLPVFSDLDDALEAFRPDLIHAHHPYLLGMTALREARTRDLPLVFTHHTRYEFYTHYVPMNSPALRRFVIELATRYANQCDLVFAPSESIAELLQQRGVKRPIEIVPTGIRIEHFARGDRATLRKRLNIPEEDFVIGHVGRLAPEKNLGFLTEAVADFLTRHPRAHFLVAGRGPGEEEIRSRCRFRRLLDRFHCLGVLVEQELIDAYHAMDVFAFASQSETQGLVLVEAMAAGVPIVALDAPGSREVVRDRQNGRLVLHEDTAEFSAALEWIFFVPPPRRQQLIEMARETAEHFSLTRTADQALACYRQLTTTRQPQPKESMEGWDPLLRRIKIEWEIGRQMMEAAGTALVSGEPLKKQF